The Streptomyces spororaveus genome includes a region encoding these proteins:
- a CDS encoding TetR/AcrR family transcriptional regulator: MTAGGRPAEPEVIWSRPQRAGRGPRPAHSRESIASEAVRIADDEGIDAVSMRRVAAGIGAGTMSLYNYVPRKEDLYELMVDAVSGEYELPPPTGDWRADLLALARRTRALMRRHPWLPRLLSPVYGFGPNALRYLEYSLDCLAPLDVPDGEKLELVAAVNGTVATFVASELALAERSRTLPWSEAEEQRVRTAWLGSRLVTGEYPRLAAALTGGGPVPGAGLDMDEVFDRTVSRLLGAWGA; encoded by the coding sequence ATGACAGCCGGCGGGCGACCCGCTGAACCCGAAGTGATCTGGTCCCGCCCCCAGCGGGCGGGCCGCGGCCCCAGGCCCGCGCACAGCCGCGAGTCGATCGCGTCCGAGGCGGTGCGGATCGCCGACGACGAGGGCATCGACGCCGTGTCGATGCGGCGCGTGGCGGCCGGGATCGGCGCGGGGACCATGTCCCTCTACAACTACGTGCCGCGCAAGGAGGACCTGTACGAGCTGATGGTCGACGCGGTCAGCGGGGAGTACGAGCTTCCCCCGCCGACCGGTGACTGGCGTGCCGACCTGCTCGCGCTGGCCCGCCGGACGCGCGCGCTGATGCGCCGCCATCCATGGCTGCCGCGCCTGCTGAGTCCCGTCTACGGCTTCGGCCCGAACGCCCTGCGCTACCTGGAGTACAGCCTGGACTGCCTGGCTCCGCTCGACGTGCCGGACGGCGAGAAGCTGGAACTCGTCGCCGCCGTCAACGGGACCGTCGCGACCTTCGTGGCCAGTGAGCTGGCGCTGGCCGAACGGTCCCGGACGCTGCCCTGGAGCGAGGCGGAGGAGCAGCGCGTACGGACGGCCTGGCTCGGCTCCCGCCTGGTCACGGGGGAGTACCCGCGGCTGGCGGCGGCCCTCACCGGAGGCGGCCCGGTCCCGGGCGCCGGGCTCGACATGGACGAGGTCTTCGACCGCACGGTGTCCCGGCTGCTGGGCGCCTGGGGGGCTTAG
- a CDS encoding GntR family transcriptional regulator, with translation MTAFAPDSLVLNRKLPLWYQVSQSLRASILGRTPDASLRLPTEEQLAGHYGVSVLTMRQALKELEGEGLISRHRRRGTFIEPGALRSTPVRLLGSVDAIVAQQSGDRTTILGHGRTAVSGELLEHFPGTAEVVTFRRLRHDRESGEPTNWAENAVLPEFAEAVDLADLERWPMTKVLRDIVGVRISRITDTVEARLADPETAELLQVPLLSPILHYTGVTYDEDGRVVDVARIRYRGDRFSFTVTVDAH, from the coding sequence GTGACCGCCTTCGCCCCCGACTCGCTGGTACTGAACCGGAAGCTGCCGCTCTGGTACCAGGTGTCGCAGTCACTGCGCGCCTCGATACTGGGGCGCACCCCGGACGCCTCGCTGCGCCTGCCCACCGAGGAACAGCTGGCCGGGCACTACGGGGTGAGCGTGCTGACCATGCGGCAGGCGCTCAAGGAGCTGGAGGGCGAGGGCCTGATCAGCCGGCACCGGCGGCGCGGCACCTTCATCGAGCCGGGCGCGCTGCGCAGCACCCCGGTACGGCTGCTGGGCTCGGTCGACGCGATCGTGGCCCAGCAGTCGGGTGACCGTACGACGATCCTCGGGCACGGCCGTACAGCCGTGTCCGGGGAACTGCTGGAGCACTTCCCGGGCACGGCCGAGGTGGTCACCTTCCGCCGCCTGCGCCACGACCGGGAGAGCGGCGAGCCGACCAACTGGGCCGAGAACGCGGTCCTCCCTGAGTTCGCGGAGGCCGTGGACCTCGCCGATCTCGAACGCTGGCCGATGACGAAGGTCCTGCGGGACATCGTGGGGGTGCGCATCAGCCGGATCACGGACACGGTGGAGGCCCGGCTGGCCGACCCGGAGACGGCCGAGCTGCTGCAGGTGCCGCTGCTCAGCCCGATCCTGCACTACACGGGCGTCACGTACGACGAGGACGGCCGGGTGGTGGACGTGGCCCGGATCCGCTACCGCGGCGACCGGTTCTCCTTCACCGTGACGGTCGACGCGCACTGA
- a CDS encoding TetR/AcrR family transcriptional regulator: MDPVPPAHSLRRAPIQQRSADRLARILDACAELLDETGYDNLSTRAVAVRAGVPIGSVYRFFGNKRAMAIALAHRNLDRYVDGIADRLADLPATHWRPVVDAVLDEYLAMKRSVPGFALVDFGVPAPPAEGPESDPNHEVAARLTELLSAHLALTPDATLERAVLVAVEATDALIQLAFRADPAGDPGIVAETRAMMHAYLARVLD, from the coding sequence ATGGACCCCGTGCCTCCCGCCCACTCCCTGCGCCGTGCGCCGATCCAGCAGCGCAGCGCCGACCGGCTCGCCCGGATCCTCGACGCCTGCGCCGAGCTGCTGGACGAGACCGGGTACGACAACCTGAGCACCCGTGCCGTGGCCGTGCGCGCCGGCGTGCCGATCGGTTCCGTCTACCGCTTCTTCGGCAACAAGAGGGCCATGGCCATAGCCCTCGCCCACCGCAATCTGGACCGCTACGTCGACGGCATCGCGGACCGGCTCGCCGACCTCCCCGCCACCCACTGGCGGCCCGTCGTGGACGCGGTGCTGGACGAGTACCTGGCCATGAAACGCAGCGTTCCCGGCTTCGCGCTCGTGGACTTCGGCGTGCCCGCGCCGCCCGCCGAGGGGCCGGAGTCGGACCCGAACCACGAGGTCGCCGCCCGGCTGACCGAACTGCTCTCCGCGCACCTCGCCCTGACCCCCGACGCCACCCTGGAACGGGCCGTCCTCGTCGCGGTCGAGGCCACCGACGCACTCATACAGCTCGCCTTCCGCGCCGACCCGGCCGGGGACCCCGGCATCGTCGCCGAGACCCGCGCGATGATGCACGCGTACCTGGCGCGCGTACTGGACTGA
- the hmgA gene encoding homogentisate 1,2-dioxygenase — MSEQARKTAEALEYLTGFGNEHSSEAVPGALPIGRNSPQRAPLGLYAEQLSGSAFTEPRTHNRRSWLYRIRPSAAHPPFTRIDNGALRSAPFTESVADPNRLRWNPLPDPAPGTDFLAGLWTLGGNGDAAQRAGMAIHLYAANADMTDRVFSDSDGELLIVPERGGLLLHTELGLLAARPGDMALIPRGVRFRVELLDADARGYICENYGQPFELPNLGPIGANGLAAARDFQAPVAAYEDIERPTEVINKFCGNLWSATYDHSPLDVVAWHGSHVPYVYDMRRFNVLGSISYDHPDPSIFTVLTSPSDTPGLAGVDFVVFAPRWLVGEDTFRPPYFHRNVMSEYMGLIEGAYDAKAEGFVPGGGSLHNMMSAHGPDHETFERASAAELKPQKIDDGLAFMFETRWPITATAQAAGADHLQRGYDDVWQGLQRHFRA; from the coding sequence ATGAGCGAGCAGGCCAGGAAGACGGCGGAGGCCCTGGAGTACCTCACCGGCTTCGGCAACGAGCACAGCTCGGAGGCCGTCCCCGGCGCACTGCCGATCGGCCGGAACTCGCCCCAGCGCGCACCCCTCGGCCTCTACGCCGAGCAGCTCAGCGGCAGCGCCTTCACCGAGCCCCGTACCCACAACCGACGCTCCTGGCTCTACCGGATCCGCCCCTCGGCCGCGCACCCGCCCTTCACCCGGATCGACAACGGCGCCCTGCGCTCGGCGCCCTTCACCGAGTCCGTGGCGGACCCGAACCGGCTCCGCTGGAACCCGCTGCCCGACCCGGCCCCCGGCACCGACTTCCTCGCCGGTCTGTGGACCCTCGGCGGCAACGGCGACGCCGCCCAGCGCGCCGGCATGGCCATCCACCTCTACGCCGCCAACGCCGACATGACCGACCGGGTGTTCAGCGACTCCGACGGCGAGCTGCTGATCGTCCCCGAGCGCGGCGGACTGCTCCTGCACACCGAGCTGGGTCTGCTCGCCGCCCGCCCGGGCGACATGGCCCTCATCCCCCGCGGTGTCCGCTTCCGCGTCGAGCTGCTCGACGCCGACGCCCGCGGCTACATCTGCGAGAACTACGGCCAGCCCTTCGAGCTGCCGAACCTCGGCCCGATCGGCGCCAACGGACTCGCCGCCGCGCGGGACTTCCAGGCCCCCGTGGCGGCGTACGAGGACATCGAGCGCCCGACGGAGGTGATCAACAAGTTCTGCGGCAACCTCTGGTCCGCCACCTACGACCACTCCCCGCTCGACGTGGTCGCCTGGCACGGCAGCCACGTCCCGTACGTGTACGACATGCGCCGCTTCAACGTCCTCGGCTCGATCAGCTACGACCACCCCGACCCGTCGATCTTCACGGTCCTGACCTCGCCCTCCGACACCCCGGGGCTGGCGGGCGTGGACTTCGTGGTCTTCGCGCCGCGCTGGCTGGTCGGCGAGGACACCTTCCGCCCGCCCTACTTCCACCGCAACGTGATGAGCGAGTACATGGGCCTCATCGAGGGGGCCTACGACGCCAAGGCGGAGGGCTTCGTCCCCGGCGGCGGCTCGCTCCACAACATGATGTCCGCGCACGGCCCCGACCACGAGACCTTCGAACGGGCGAGCGCCGCCGAGCTGAAGCCGCAGAAGATCGACGACGGCCTGGCCTTCATGTTCGAGACCCGCTGGCCGATCACCGCCACCGCGCAGGCCGCCGGCGCCGATCACCTCCAGCGGGGCTACGACGACGTGTGGCAGGGTCTGCAGCGCCACTTCCGCGCCTGA
- a CDS encoding ABC transporter permease, translating to MSTLLSDGGAVLTRQLQKARHAPALLILTQTMPITMLLFFGYVFGSALAMPGAEYREFLVPGLLAATAANGLMTGMFTAAQDAHRGVMDRFRTLPMSRTAVPLGQTAADLLTTGVSMVPLMLVGLAMGWRIENGLPGALAALGVLLLFRFATAWVGTYLGLLSKSEEAAGQLGSATFVLPMLSSAYLPTAGLPGWLRTVAEWNPISAVATAVRELCGNAGGEAAAGAAWPAAHPVAGALVWSVLLLALFVPLATRRFAGGAR from the coding sequence ATGAGCACCCTGCTGTCCGACGGCGGAGCCGTCCTCACCCGCCAGCTCCAGAAGGCCCGGCACGCCCCGGCGCTGCTGATCCTCACCCAGACCATGCCGATCACCATGCTGCTGTTCTTCGGATACGTCTTCGGCAGCGCGCTCGCCATGCCGGGCGCCGAGTACCGGGAGTTCCTCGTCCCCGGGCTGCTGGCCGCGACCGCCGCGAACGGCCTGATGACCGGCATGTTCACCGCCGCGCAGGACGCCCATCGCGGGGTGATGGACCGCTTCCGGACGCTGCCGATGAGCCGTACCGCCGTACCGCTGGGGCAGACGGCGGCCGATCTGTTGACCACCGGTGTGTCGATGGTGCCGCTGATGCTGGTGGGGCTGGCGATGGGCTGGCGCATCGAGAACGGCCTGCCCGGCGCGCTGGCGGCCCTGGGCGTGCTGCTGCTGTTCCGCTTCGCCACCGCGTGGGTGGGCACGTACCTCGGCCTGCTGAGCAAGAGCGAGGAGGCGGCCGGCCAGCTCGGCAGTGCCACCTTCGTCCTGCCGATGCTCTCCAGCGCGTACCTGCCGACCGCCGGACTGCCCGGGTGGCTGCGCACGGTCGCCGAGTGGAACCCGATCAGCGCCGTCGCCACCGCCGTACGCGAACTGTGCGGGAACGCCGGCGGCGAGGCCGCCGCGGGCGCCGCCTGGCCGGCGGCGCACCCCGTGGCCGGGGCGCTGGTGTGGTCGGTGCTGCTGCTCGCGCTGTTCGTGCCGCTGGCCACGCGCAGGTTCGCGGGCGGCGCCCGCTGA
- a CDS encoding right-handed parallel beta-helix repeat-containing protein — MSWTRRFPAVPAALLAALLALLSLLAAAPAASAHEERPITLPDGSGSVPEYRAAEPDLIVCKTDRPAFERRISGFPDELRQRNLALYERCEKSGYRHLQEAVDAVDRPGMNIAILPGLYEEEPSLPAPTGECAALKAPQSSLGYQILSYEQQVRCRHNQNLVAILGKTNLQIEGTGASRLDVVVDAKYQKLNAIRADKSNGVYFRNFTAQRTTFNSLYVLAGDGFVIDDVLTRWNDEYGFLTFASDHGLYKNCESYGNGDSGIYPGSASNINDGRGYEVPRYSIEITGCHSHHNMVGYSGTAGDSVWVHDNEFDQNMGGASMDSAFPGHPGLPQNHAKFERNLIHDNNQDYYGYVADGTCAKPPIERGYERGVVCPQISMPPGTGIITAGGNWNLYENNWVYGHRRAGFFLSAVPAFIRGEEAWSKQTDTSHHNRYAGNVMGKDRSGAARPNGMDVWWDGQGRANCWQDGPDGSTPGTVPQCGDRRGEVSGASARLVGEPVKLVQLLVCADYNVQARKLPAGCDWYGARGLERVETQLALAVAAVLLLVGGVLWWRRLRGSRLGTAASLAGLAGLVLDVAGSTMSLTATFVPALALLLLGLWWTGVGLALRAGRPWLARLTLLLAGLTLLDAFDKAVLMIPWTPLSPAWIRALVAVVWVLWAVVASARPGTPARPSGPGGDPTGDREPVPAGPAPALSAAAPEPPATPTTPDPAP; from the coding sequence ATGTCGTGGACCCGCAGGTTCCCTGCCGTGCCGGCGGCGCTCCTCGCCGCCCTCCTCGCCCTCCTGTCCCTCCTCGCCGCCGCGCCCGCCGCAAGCGCGCACGAGGAGCGCCCGATCACCCTCCCCGACGGCTCCGGATCGGTACCCGAGTACCGGGCGGCGGAGCCCGACCTGATCGTCTGCAAGACCGACCGGCCCGCTTTCGAGCGCCGGATATCCGGCTTCCCCGATGAGCTCAGGCAGCGCAACCTCGCCCTGTACGAGCGGTGCGAGAAGAGCGGCTACCGGCACCTTCAGGAGGCCGTCGACGCCGTCGACCGGCCCGGGATGAACATCGCGATCCTCCCCGGCCTGTACGAGGAGGAGCCCTCCCTCCCCGCGCCGACGGGGGAGTGTGCCGCGCTCAAGGCCCCCCAGTCCTCGCTCGGGTACCAGATCCTGTCCTACGAGCAGCAGGTGCGGTGCCGGCACAACCAGAACCTCGTCGCGATCCTCGGCAAGACGAACCTGCAGATCGAGGGCACGGGCGCGTCACGGCTCGACGTGGTCGTCGACGCCAAGTACCAGAAGCTGAACGCCATCCGCGCGGACAAGTCCAACGGCGTCTACTTCCGCAACTTCACCGCCCAGCGCACCACCTTCAACTCGCTGTACGTGCTCGCCGGCGACGGTTTCGTCATCGACGACGTACTGACCCGCTGGAACGACGAGTACGGCTTCCTGACCTTCGCCAGCGACCACGGGCTCTACAAGAACTGCGAGTCATACGGGAACGGCGACTCCGGCATCTACCCGGGCAGCGCCTCGAACATCAACGACGGCCGCGGCTACGAGGTCCCCCGGTACTCCATCGAGATCACCGGCTGCCACAGCCACCACAACATGGTCGGCTACTCCGGTACCGCGGGCGACTCGGTGTGGGTGCACGACAACGAGTTCGACCAGAACATGGGCGGCGCCTCGATGGACAGCGCCTTCCCCGGCCACCCCGGACTCCCGCAGAACCACGCCAAGTTCGAGCGGAACCTCATCCACGACAACAACCAGGACTACTACGGGTACGTCGCCGACGGCACCTGCGCGAAGCCGCCGATCGAGCGCGGCTACGAGCGGGGCGTGGTCTGCCCGCAGATCTCCATGCCGCCGGGCACCGGCATCATCACCGCGGGCGGCAACTGGAACCTCTACGAGAACAACTGGGTGTACGGGCACCGGCGCGCGGGCTTCTTCCTCAGCGCGGTACCCGCCTTCATCCGTGGCGAGGAGGCGTGGTCGAAGCAGACCGACACCTCCCATCACAACCGGTACGCCGGGAACGTCATGGGCAAGGACAGGTCCGGCGCCGCCCGCCCCAACGGCATGGACGTGTGGTGGGACGGCCAGGGGCGCGCCAACTGCTGGCAGGACGGCCCCGACGGCTCCACCCCCGGCACGGTCCCGCAGTGCGGTGACCGCAGGGGCGAGGTCTCCGGGGCGTCCGCCCGGCTGGTCGGCGAACCGGTCAAGCTGGTCCAGCTCCTCGTCTGCGCGGACTATAACGTCCAGGCGCGCAAACTCCCGGCCGGCTGCGACTGGTACGGCGCGCGCGGACTGGAGCGGGTGGAGACCCAGCTCGCGCTGGCCGTGGCCGCGGTGCTGCTGCTCGTCGGCGGCGTCCTGTGGTGGCGCCGCCTGCGCGGCTCGCGCCTGGGCACGGCGGCCTCGCTGGCCGGGCTCGCGGGTCTGGTCCTGGACGTGGCGGGCTCCACCATGTCCCTGACCGCCACCTTCGTCCCGGCGCTCGCCCTGCTCCTGCTCGGCCTGTGGTGGACGGGCGTCGGCCTGGCCCTGCGGGCAGGCCGCCCCTGGTTGGCCCGCCTGACCCTGCTGCTGGCCGGACTCACCCTGCTGGACGCCTTCGACAAGGCCGTCCTGATGATCCCCTGGACCCCCCTGAGCCCCGCCTGGATACGGGCCCTGGTCGCCGTGGTCTGGGTCCTGTGGGCGGTGGTGGCCTCGGCCCGCCCGGGCACCCCGGCCCGGCCGTCCGGCCCCGGCGGCGACCCGACGGGCGACCGCGAGCCGGTCCCCGCCGGCCCCGCCCCGGCGCTCAGCGCGGCTGCCCCGGAACCCCCGGCGACCCCGACGACCCCGGATCCCGCACCGTGA
- a CDS encoding ATP-binding cassette domain-containing protein has product MTTPYAVLSEGLQKSYGEVHALRGLDLAVPEGTVCGLLGPNGAGKTTAVRILTTLTAPTGGRALVAGHDITRDPAAVRRAIGVTGQYASVDGDLTGRENLRLFARLAGLRGAAGRARADELLERFGLGEAADRVAGTWSGGMKRRLDLAAGLITRPRVLFLDEPTTGLDPAAREQIWTAVRELVEKGSGGTTVVLTTQYLEEADRLAGEIVVVDRGRVAATGTPAGLKARIGARAEVTVTERGTLARAAAVLDQLTGGRPALDEERLTVGVTVLDGGLTLPRIIRELDTAGVPVTDASLRPPTLDEVFLRLTQGRSGATGADAADAHLDAAGPTAGPTADADAQEYAA; this is encoded by the coding sequence ATGACTACTCCGTACGCTGTACTTAGTGAGGGTTTGCAGAAGAGTTACGGGGAGGTCCATGCCCTGCGGGGCCTCGACCTCGCCGTTCCCGAGGGCACGGTCTGCGGGCTCCTCGGCCCCAACGGCGCGGGCAAGACCACCGCCGTCCGGATCCTCACCACCCTCACCGCACCCACCGGCGGCCGCGCCCTCGTCGCCGGTCACGACATCACCCGGGACCCGGCGGCCGTCCGCCGCGCCATCGGCGTCACCGGCCAGTACGCCTCCGTCGACGGCGACCTGACCGGCCGTGAGAACCTCCGGCTCTTCGCCCGGCTGGCCGGGCTGCGCGGCGCCGCGGGCCGGGCCCGCGCGGACGAGCTGCTGGAGCGCTTCGGACTCGGCGAGGCCGCCGACCGGGTGGCCGGCACCTGGTCCGGCGGCATGAAGCGGCGCCTGGACCTGGCCGCGGGCCTCATCACCCGGCCCCGGGTGCTGTTCCTCGACGAGCCCACCACCGGCCTGGACCCGGCGGCCCGCGAGCAGATCTGGACGGCGGTGCGGGAACTCGTCGAGAAGGGCTCCGGCGGCACCACGGTGGTGCTCACCACGCAGTACCTGGAGGAGGCCGACCGGCTGGCCGGCGAGATCGTGGTCGTCGACCGCGGCCGGGTCGCCGCCACCGGCACGCCGGCCGGGTTGAAGGCCCGGATCGGCGCCCGCGCCGAGGTCACCGTCACGGAGCGCGGGACGCTCGCGCGCGCCGCCGCCGTACTCGACCAGCTCACCGGCGGCCGGCCCGCGCTCGACGAGGAACGGCTGACGGTGGGGGTCACCGTCCTCGACGGCGGCCTCACCCTGCCGCGGATCATCAGGGAACTCGACACCGCCGGGGTCCCGGTGACGGACGCGAGCCTGCGTCCGCCGACCCTGGACGAGGTGTTCCTGCGCCTCACCCAGGGCCGTTCCGGCGCCACCGGCGCCGATGCGGCCGACGCCCACCTCGACGCCGCCGGTCCCACCGCCGGTCCCACCGCCGATGCCGATGCCCAGGAGTACGCCGCATGA
- a CDS encoding type ISP restriction/modification enzyme, with amino-acid sequence MPWSVAGLRLGRDWVAAPDPAALRTRWAALTGSEGAERERLFRPSRSRGPDAGAAALPGQRSAATARFADEPGPCPDPVRVLREPFDEQWLLPDQRLIDVARPELWRVRDEHQLFLVETPEPLVTAHLPVGRLGRLGRIRPLHRRPGAAEPNLAPGLLPLLGARHGGRVEAEDVLCWILAAARPGPRGYEVPLAADPERWRAGLELGRRLLGVQLRGARGGEPPRLPGGRRPYVRSAVTGWPHELAYDAESETLSLGSGTVSPVPSGAWEYEAQLVRVLPAWFAARTAHRGPDAEGLAALGPAEWPQSWTSELLALVTTLAMLAELAPERAAFEPGPGLSAEALRAAGVLPPPAWARRPASVLDHQEEGPGGQFALL; translated from the coding sequence ATGCCCTGGTCCGTGGCCGGCCTGCGCCTGGGGCGGGACTGGGTGGCCGCACCCGATCCGGCGGCCCTGCGCACCCGCTGGGCCGCCCTGACCGGCTCCGAAGGCGCCGAGCGGGAGCGGCTGTTCCGCCCGAGCCGCAGCCGCGGGCCCGACGCCGGGGCGGCCGCCCTGCCGGGGCAGCGCTCGGCGGCCACGGCCCGGTTCGCCGACGAGCCGGGCCCGTGCCCCGACCCCGTACGGGTACTCCGCGAGCCCTTCGACGAGCAGTGGCTGCTGCCCGACCAGCGGCTCATCGACGTGGCCCGCCCCGAGCTCTGGCGGGTCCGGGACGAGCACCAGCTGTTCCTCGTCGAGACCCCGGAGCCGCTGGTCACCGCCCACCTCCCGGTCGGCCGCCTCGGCCGCCTCGGCCGGATCCGCCCCCTGCACCGGCGCCCCGGAGCCGCCGAGCCGAATCTCGCCCCCGGCCTGCTGCCCCTGCTGGGGGCCCGCCACGGCGGCCGGGTCGAGGCCGAGGACGTCCTGTGCTGGATCCTCGCGGCCGCCCGCCCGGGGCCGCGCGGGTACGAGGTCCCGCTCGCCGCCGACCCCGAGCGCTGGCGGGCCGGGCTGGAGCTGGGGCGCCGGCTGCTGGGCGTGCAGCTGCGCGGGGCGCGCGGCGGTGAGCCGCCGCGGCTGCCGGGCGGGCGCCGCCCGTACGTCCGCTCGGCGGTCACGGGCTGGCCGCACGAGCTCGCGTACGACGCCGAGAGCGAGACGCTGAGCCTCGGGAGCGGCACGGTCTCCCCCGTGCCGTCCGGGGCCTGGGAGTACGAGGCGCAGCTCGTGCGGGTACTGCCGGCCTGGTTCGCCGCCCGCACCGCGCACCGGGGTCCGGACGCCGAGGGTCTGGCCGCGCTGGGGCCGGCCGAGTGGCCGCAGAGCTGGACCTCGGAGCTGCTGGCCCTGGTGACCACGTTGGCCATGCTGGCCGAACTGGCCCCGGAGCGCGCCGCGTTCGAGCCGGGCCCGGGACTGTCGGCCGAGGCGCTGCGCGCGGCCGGGGTGCTGCCGCCGCCCGCCTGGGCCCGGCGCCCGGCTTCGGTGCTGGACCACCAGGAGGAGGGCCCGGGCGGGCAGTTCGCCCTCCTCTGA
- a CDS encoding CaiB/BaiF CoA transferase family protein, whose product MATEPLPLDGITVVAVEQAVSAPFATRQLADLGARVIKVERPDGGDFARAYDTAAHGLASHFVWANRGKESIALDLKDPRGREVLHGLLAGADVFVQNLAQGAAARLGLDSASLCARYPRLVAVDVSGYGAEGPYAHKRAYDMLVQCEAGLVSVTGTPEQPVKAGIPAADIAAAMYAFSGVLAALLRRGVTGRGGRVEVSMLDALAEWMGHPLHHTMHGGQQPARTGLAHAVIAPYDAYATADGDRVLLSVQNDREWRRLAEQVLERPELAEDPAYATNAARTGNREKTDAVVAEALGRLDADEAIGRLEAAGIACARLNSVAQLAGHPQLAARDRWREVDSPAGPLRALLPPIGLPGGAAPHMGAVPALGEHTESLLRALGMADAQISELRRDGVIG is encoded by the coding sequence ATGGCTACCGAACCGCTCCCCCTCGACGGCATCACCGTCGTCGCCGTCGAACAGGCCGTCTCGGCCCCCTTCGCCACCCGCCAGCTCGCCGATCTCGGCGCCCGGGTGATCAAGGTCGAACGCCCCGACGGCGGCGACTTCGCCCGCGCCTACGACACGGCCGCGCACGGCCTCGCCTCGCACTTCGTGTGGGCCAACCGCGGCAAGGAGTCGATCGCCCTCGACCTGAAGGACCCGCGCGGCCGGGAGGTCCTGCACGGGCTGCTGGCCGGGGCCGACGTCTTCGTGCAGAACCTCGCGCAGGGGGCCGCCGCCCGGCTCGGGCTCGACTCGGCCTCGCTGTGCGCGCGTTACCCCCGGCTGGTCGCGGTCGACGTCTCCGGCTACGGCGCCGAGGGCCCGTACGCCCACAAGCGTGCCTACGACATGCTCGTGCAGTGCGAGGCGGGGCTGGTGTCGGTGACCGGCACTCCGGAGCAGCCCGTCAAGGCGGGCATCCCGGCGGCGGACATCGCGGCGGCCATGTACGCCTTCTCGGGGGTCCTGGCCGCTCTGCTGCGCCGGGGGGTCACCGGGCGCGGGGGCAGGGTGGAGGTGTCCATGCTGGACGCGCTCGCCGAGTGGATGGGCCATCCGCTGCACCACACGATGCACGGCGGGCAGCAGCCCGCGCGCACCGGCCTCGCCCATGCGGTGATCGCGCCCTACGACGCCTATGCGACGGCGGACGGGGACCGGGTGCTGCTGTCGGTCCAGAACGACCGCGAGTGGCGGCGTCTGGCCGAGCAGGTCCTGGAACGGCCCGAGTTGGCCGAGGACCCGGCGTACGCGACGAACGCGGCGCGCACCGGGAACCGGGAGAAGACCGACGCGGTGGTGGCGGAGGCGCTGGGCCGGCTCGACGCGGACGAGGCCATCGGGCGGCTGGAAGCGGCGGGCATCGCGTGCGCGCGGCTGAACTCGGTGGCCCAGCTGGCCGGGCATCCGCAACTCGCGGCCCGGGACCGCTGGCGGGAGGTGGATTCACCGGCCGGTCCGCTGCGGGCCCTGCTGCCGCCGATCGGACTGCCGGGCGGCGCGGCACCGCACATGGGTGCGGTGCCCGCGCTGGGCGAGCACACCGAGTCCCTGCTGCGCGCCCTGGGGATGGCGGACGCGCAGATCTCGGAACTGCGCCGGGACGGTGTGATCGGGTAG